TCAGCGTATTCCCCGCACCCGCGGGGATGAACCGTCGGCGTGGTCGCCCTCGTTGCGCTCGGCGTCGTATTCCCCGCACCCGCGGGGATGAACCGAACGCCTCCAGCAGCGAGGACTTGCCCGAGCCGTATTCCCCGTACCCGCGGGGATGAACCGTTCCTGGAGAAGGGCAACCCGCTCAGGGCGGCGTATTCCCCGCACCCGCGGGGATGAACCGCTATCTGCGCAAAAAAGCCGTTCCCAACCCCGCCACCACCACCAAGAGCCCTGCGAGTACCCCATACACCACCACCGGCTCGGAGGCGTGGGCTACCCAGATGCCCACAAAGGCCCACAGCAACACCAGGTTGAAGGGGATGTCGCGCCGGGTCTGGGCAAACACAAACCCGATGCCTGCTGCAACCAACACCAGCAGGGCGGCCCAAACCTGCCCAGAAATGCCCCCGCCGTTCCAGCCCAGCTCGAGCAGCGTGGTAACTGCGTTGGCGGCGGTCGCTACAGTAATCCAGCCCAGGTAGATGCTAAAGGGAACTCGAGCCAGCCAGCTTTCGGCAGCCGGAACGGCCTCTTTTCCTATTCCCAGCCGTTCGTACAGGAGCACCAGGGTGGTGAGCAGGCCCAGCATCATCACCATGCTGGGCACAATCAGCAGGTAGTGCCAGCAGAGCAACCAGGCCACGTTGAACCCACAAGACAGCACAAAAAGCCCGCGGGTAGCCGCCAGCCGGGGATTGTCGCGCTGGGCGGGCAGGGCCTGGTAGACCGCGTAGGCCAGCAGGGCCAGGTAAATCAGGCCCCAGATGGCAAACACATAGCCCGCCGGGGTAAAGAAGCTGGGAAAGCTATCGGAAATCTCACCGGTGCGGCGGCCCGCAATGGGCAGGATGTTGGCCAGGGCATTAACCGCGATGGTGACGATAATAGCCAGCACCACCAACCATTGCATCAATGGTGCAGCGGAGGGTAGGGGAGTGCGTATTGTTTTTTGCACGTCTCTACCCTACTTCGTTTTGCCGTTATG
The genomic region above belongs to Meiothermus cerbereus DSM 11376 and contains:
- a CDS encoding tryptophan-rich sensory protein → MMQWLVVLAIIVTIAVNALANILPIAGRRTGEISDSFPSFFTPAGYVFAIWGLIYLALLAYAVYQALPAQRDNPRLAATRGLFVLSCGFNVAWLLCWHYLLIVPSMVMMLGLLTTLVLLYERLGIGKEAVPAAESWLARVPFSIYLGWITVATAANAVTTLLELGWNGGGISGQVWAALLVLVAAGIGFVFAQTRRDIPFNLVLLWAFVGIWVAHASEPVVVYGVLAGLLVVVAGLGTAFLRR